A single genomic interval of Antarcticibacterium arcticum harbors:
- the malQ gene encoding 4-alpha-glucanotransferase: protein MDLKRSSGILLHVTSLPSPFGIGDMGPEAYEFIDFLEASAIKYWQVLPLNPTDDAYSHSPYSSYSAFAGNTLLISPEFLEKEGFINLQDFNIPEVSQQDKVNFKQVSLFKEEILEAAYHNFKRNKINLQKFKTFVKTHRDWLEDYSLFKVLHDTYNTPWFTWPVPYRDRTAEGLKQGRKEFKSAIERVKFNQFLFFSQWLPLRSYAQQNQIQIIGDIPIYVNHDSADCWTNSRYFKLNKSKFPSKISGVPPDYFSETGQLWGTPVYNWKELKANRFDWWIQRIKQNLLLFDVVRLDHFRGFSAYWEVPAGDKTAQNGKWVKAPGHDFFKTLQKEIPHMPFIAEDLGSLDQGVYDLIADFNFPGMNVLLFAFGDDKAKNPYLPFNHIPHSIVYTGTHDNNTVLGWYEGADSRTKRHLKEYTGKNITSKNVNTQLHRMALASVSKLAIIPMQDILGLGSEAVMNIPGSTKGNWTWRLTYDQLSIQKVVELKVLNELFGRG from the coding sequence ATGGACTTAAAAAGGAGTAGTGGGATCTTATTACATGTTACTTCTTTGCCTTCTCCCTTTGGAATTGGTGACATGGGACCTGAGGCCTATGAGTTTATAGATTTCCTGGAGGCATCTGCAATTAAATACTGGCAGGTATTACCATTAAATCCAACAGATGATGCCTATAGCCATTCTCCTTATAGCAGTTATTCCGCTTTTGCTGGAAATACGCTTCTTATAAGTCCTGAGTTTCTGGAGAAAGAAGGTTTTATAAACCTTCAGGATTTTAATATACCAGAGGTTTCCCAGCAGGATAAGGTCAACTTTAAGCAGGTGAGCCTGTTTAAAGAAGAAATTTTAGAAGCGGCTTACCATAACTTTAAAAGAAATAAAATTAACCTTCAAAAGTTTAAAACTTTCGTTAAAACACATAGAGATTGGCTGGAGGATTACAGTTTATTTAAAGTATTGCACGATACATATAATACCCCCTGGTTTACCTGGCCCGTTCCCTATAGGGATAGAACTGCTGAAGGTTTAAAACAAGGGAGAAAGGAATTTAAATCTGCTATTGAGAGGGTAAAATTTAACCAATTCCTGTTTTTTTCACAATGGTTACCATTGAGGTCTTATGCGCAACAGAATCAGATACAAATTATTGGGGATATTCCTATATATGTAAATCACGATAGCGCAGATTGCTGGACAAATTCCAGATATTTCAAGCTGAATAAATCTAAATTCCCATCAAAAATATCGGGCGTGCCACCTGATTATTTTAGTGAGACCGGTCAATTATGGGGAACCCCCGTATATAATTGGAAAGAGCTTAAAGCAAACAGGTTTGATTGGTGGATTCAAAGAATAAAGCAAAATCTATTGTTATTTGATGTAGTAAGACTGGATCATTTTAGGGGATTTTCTGCATACTGGGAAGTCCCTGCGGGAGATAAGACGGCACAAAACGGAAAATGGGTAAAAGCGCCCGGACATGATTTTTTTAAGACGCTCCAAAAGGAAATTCCACATATGCCTTTTATAGCAGAAGATCTTGGTTCTCTGGATCAGGGAGTCTATGACCTTATTGCCGATTTTAATTTTCCGGGAATGAATGTTCTTTTATTTGCATTTGGAGATGATAAAGCAAAAAATCCCTATTTGCCTTTTAACCATATTCCCCACAGCATTGTTTATACCGGTACTCATGATAATAATACCGTATTGGGATGGTATGAAGGGGCCGATTCCCGAACTAAGAGACATTTAAAGGAGTATACCGGAAAAAATATTACTTCTAAAAATGTAAATACACAACTTCACAGAATGGCCCTGGCCTCAGTCTCAAAGCTGGCTATTATCCCTATGCAGGATATACTTGGATTGGGAAGTGAAGCAGTGATGAATATTCCAGGAAGCACCAAGGGAAACTGGACCTGGAGATTAACCTATGATCAACTTTCCATTCAAAAAGTGGTAGAATTAAAGGTTCTTAATGAATTGTTTGGAAGAGGGTGA
- the treY gene encoding malto-oligosyltrehalose synthase codes for MIQPDTTYRLQLSPQFTFKDLDRILDYLDDLGISTIYSAPFFKASKGSMHGYDILDPFTINPEIGTLEEFKAIGDRMKKKEMTWIQDIVPNHMAFHPNNPWIKDIFELGPQSRFYNYFDIDWGFKDLNKVFTPFLGSSLEEALDQEELKLVFNEKGIFIEYFDAQYPVNIDTYITLLREGGESYWLNRFISFSENCEQWNEIKQSFLENVFKNDELEKRLGAEINSINNSKKSLKEILRLQYFVLIHWQKTETEINYRRFFTINGLICLRMEEAEVFNNYHTFIKELCDEGYIHGLRIDHIDGLFDPESYLQRLRETLGENFYIIVEKILEFEEKLPRQWPVHGTSGYEFLAQANHLFTQTKGQEEFTFEYEKISPKIPNYESLIYQKKLFILKERMGGELHNLWLLLKSNELLPEVFPEENLWKDALAAFLGAFPVYRVYPRKFPLKPKQIQIIAAAYLKATAEFPGLEKELKYLNELYMGEAQKDKSKMLHFLQRCQQFSGPLAAKGVEDTSFYIYNRLIAHNEVGDSPGNFGLSVKGFHQKMLQRSKENSLSLNATATHDTKRGEDARMRLDVLSEIPGEWFKIVGEWRAIAQTFRKDQNIPDKNEEYFIYQSLLGNLPFKENDDEFLERTGAYLQKVLREAKIHSNWATPDEVYENKVFEFIKDLLENENFRKSFDPFWSKVAGFGAIKSIGQCLIKITAPGIPDIYQGTELWDFSYVDPDNRRAVDYALRTNYVADFRTFSKSNLSKKIHSLKLNYINGKIKMYVLSKSLITRRREKDIYQKGEYVPLTLKGKGSKNFISYARVLGEEWRLIVVPVFVTGIFDPETLKPRNGYLSDVFISLPENAPLEWDYIFSGKSSITEEGLIPVQDFISEFPVALLKNRKQTWT; via the coding sequence ATGATTCAACCAGATACCACATACCGGCTACAGCTGTCTCCTCAATTTACATTTAAGGATCTGGATAGAATATTGGATTACCTGGATGATCTTGGCATTTCCACAATTTATTCAGCACCCTTTTTTAAGGCCAGTAAAGGTAGTATGCACGGGTATGATATTCTTGATCCCTTTACTATTAATCCTGAAATTGGAACATTAGAGGAATTTAAAGCTATTGGGGATCGCATGAAGAAAAAAGAAATGACCTGGATACAGGACATTGTACCCAATCATATGGCATTTCACCCTAATAATCCGTGGATAAAAGATATTTTTGAATTAGGGCCCCAATCCAGGTTTTATAATTATTTTGACATAGACTGGGGTTTTAAAGATCTTAATAAGGTGTTTACTCCTTTTTTGGGAAGCTCCCTGGAGGAGGCACTGGACCAGGAAGAGCTAAAATTAGTATTTAACGAAAAAGGGATTTTTATTGAGTATTTTGACGCTCAATATCCTGTTAATATAGATACCTATATAACTCTTCTCAGGGAGGGGGGAGAAAGTTATTGGCTTAACAGATTTATTTCATTTTCTGAAAATTGTGAACAATGGAATGAAATTAAGCAGTCCTTTCTGGAAAATGTTTTTAAAAATGACGAATTAGAGAAACGCCTTGGGGCCGAAATAAATTCGATCAATAATTCGAAAAAGAGTCTAAAGGAGATTCTGCGCCTCCAATATTTTGTTCTTATCCACTGGCAAAAAACCGAAACCGAAATTAATTACAGGCGATTCTTTACAATCAATGGCTTAATATGCCTTCGTATGGAAGAAGCTGAGGTATTTAATAATTATCACACCTTTATAAAAGAGCTTTGCGATGAAGGCTATATTCACGGACTAAGAATAGACCATATTGATGGTCTTTTTGACCCCGAGAGCTATTTGCAAAGACTTAGGGAAACGCTGGGTGAAAATTTTTATATCATCGTTGAAAAGATCCTTGAATTTGAGGAAAAATTACCACGGCAATGGCCGGTGCATGGAACGAGTGGGTATGAGTTTCTTGCTCAGGCAAATCATTTATTCACTCAAACAAAGGGACAGGAAGAATTCACATTTGAGTATGAAAAAATTTCTCCAAAAATCCCGAATTATGAATCCCTTATTTATCAGAAAAAATTATTCATACTCAAGGAGAGAATGGGTGGGGAGCTTCATAATTTGTGGTTATTGCTAAAATCAAATGAACTCCTGCCGGAAGTATTTCCTGAAGAAAATTTATGGAAAGATGCCCTCGCTGCTTTTTTGGGAGCTTTTCCTGTATATAGGGTGTACCCCAGAAAGTTCCCTTTAAAACCTAAACAAATTCAAATTATTGCTGCAGCATACTTAAAAGCAACGGCAGAATTTCCTGGATTGGAGAAAGAACTCAAATATCTAAATGAATTGTATATGGGGGAAGCTCAAAAAGATAAATCCAAAATGTTGCATTTTCTTCAGCGCTGCCAGCAATTCAGTGGGCCTTTGGCCGCGAAAGGGGTAGAAGATACTTCTTTTTACATTTACAATCGTCTTATAGCTCATAATGAAGTTGGAGACTCCCCGGGCAATTTTGGATTATCGGTAAAAGGGTTTCACCAGAAAATGTTACAACGCAGCAAGGAAAATTCCCTTTCTCTAAATGCCACTGCTACCCACGACACCAAAAGGGGAGAGGATGCCCGCATGCGCCTTGATGTTTTAAGTGAAATTCCGGGAGAATGGTTTAAAATTGTGGGCGAATGGAGAGCGATTGCACAAACCTTTAGAAAAGATCAAAACATTCCCGATAAGAACGAAGAATATTTTATATATCAAAGCCTCCTGGGTAATCTGCCGTTTAAGGAAAATGATGATGAATTTCTGGAAAGAACCGGTGCCTATCTCCAAAAAGTATTGCGGGAAGCCAAAATACATTCCAACTGGGCAACACCAGATGAGGTATATGAAAACAAGGTTTTTGAATTTATAAAAGACCTTCTTGAGAATGAAAATTTCCGTAAATCCTTTGATCCATTTTGGAGCAAAGTCGCAGGTTTTGGCGCCATAAAATCCATTGGACAATGCCTTATTAAAATAACAGCACCGGGAATACCTGATATTTACCAGGGAACGGAACTTTGGGATTTCAGTTACGTTGACCCGGATAACCGCCGTGCAGTAGATTACGCTTTACGAACAAATTATGTGGCAGATTTCAGGACCTTCAGCAAATCCAATCTGTCTAAAAAGATCCACAGTCTTAAATTGAATTACATCAACGGGAAAATAAAAATGTACGTACTTTCCAAATCCCTTATAACCCGTAGGAGAGAAAAGGATATTTACCAAAAAGGGGAATATGTTCCATTAACTCTAAAAGGGAAAGGCAGTAAAAATTTTATTAGCTATGCCCGGGTTTTAGGAGAGGAATGGAGGTTAATAGTAGTACCGGTTTTTGTAACAGGAATTTTTGACCCCGAAACTTTGAAACCCCGGAATGGTTATCTTTCAGATGTTTTTATTAGTTTACCTGAAAATGCTCCCCTGGAATGGGATTACATATTCTCGGGGAAATCCTCAATTACAGAAGAGGGCTTAATCCCGGTTCAGGACTTTATTTCAGAATTTCCTGTGGCCCTCTTAAAAAACCGAAAACAAACATGGACTTAA
- a CDS encoding DUF3536 domain-containing protein — MKEDNKKYVCIHGHFYQPPRENPWLNKVEIQDSAYPYHDWNHRINAECYIRNTSSRIWNHEQKIEAIMNNYGWMSFNVGPTLLAWMEMETPETYNAILEADKESRERFSGHGSAIAQAFNHLIMPLSNEKDQETQVIWGIEDFRSRFQREPEGMWVGETAVNTSTLEMMAKHGIKFTILSPYQAKQVRKIGAEEWEDATDAQVDTTRAYVCNLPSGNKINLFFYDGPASQAVAFEGLLNDGVRFADKLQGQFKEEDQVQLVHIATDGESYGHHHNLGEMALSYCLNYIEQREDANLTVYGEFLEKFPPEYEAEILENTSWSCYHGVERWRSNCGCNTGGNDGWDQSWRKPLRDLFDWIRDDLIVLYEKEIQAYTQHPWAARDKYIKVILDRSEQNVENFLRENFKSDLTHDDKVKLLKLLEMQYHAMLMYTSCGWFFDEVTGIESMQDIFYAKRAIQLAEEISGVSYEDEFTKKLENIPSNIPEYGTALTAYNKFVKPMALDMIRIGAHYAVSSLFEEFPEEVSLYNFSASVKTKHFYEAGKQKVVIGRTEFRSDITWETVDISYAVLHMGDHHLFGGVREYMGPEAFDEMHERLSKFFKKGNIYEIFNTLDASFGHHNYSFWHLFRDEQRKIMELVMDNTLKNVENTMLQIYENSYPLLQTFQEINMAVPNRLKMPVDMAVNNKLIKELEREDFDIDRFTSLVNSATEINVSLDVVTLSFMTDNKLNQLMRKFREDPSDIKRVVEINKLIELIKQSPLKPNEWEAQNIAFEIKDAVYARYLEKSKNGDKEANNWIDSFNYLSDKLNMVR, encoded by the coding sequence ATGAAAGAGGATAACAAAAAATATGTTTGTATACATGGCCATTTTTACCAACCTCCACGTGAGAATCCCTGGCTTAACAAAGTGGAGATCCAGGATTCTGCTTATCCTTATCACGACTGGAATCACCGTATCAATGCCGAATGTTATATAAGAAATACCTCGTCCCGTATTTGGAATCACGAGCAAAAAATTGAAGCTATAATGAATAATTATGGCTGGATGAGCTTTAACGTGGGACCAACCCTCCTTGCCTGGATGGAAATGGAAACCCCTGAAACCTATAACGCTATACTTGAAGCCGATAAAGAGAGTCGCGAGCGATTCTCTGGCCATGGGTCTGCAATTGCCCAGGCTTTTAATCATTTAATAATGCCTTTGTCAAATGAAAAAGACCAGGAAACTCAGGTAATTTGGGGAATTGAAGATTTCAGGTCCCGTTTTCAGCGCGAACCTGAAGGTATGTGGGTTGGGGAGACTGCGGTAAACACTTCTACCCTGGAAATGATGGCAAAGCACGGGATTAAGTTCACTATACTTTCTCCTTATCAGGCTAAGCAGGTGAGAAAAATTGGGGCTGAAGAATGGGAGGATGCAACAGATGCCCAGGTTGACACTACCCGGGCTTATGTATGCAATCTTCCTTCAGGAAATAAAATAAATTTATTCTTTTATGATGGCCCTGCATCACAGGCAGTCGCTTTTGAAGGCCTTTTGAATGACGGGGTACGCTTTGCCGATAAACTCCAGGGGCAATTTAAAGAAGAGGACCAGGTACAACTCGTACATATCGCTACAGATGGAGAGAGTTATGGGCACCACCATAATCTGGGCGAAATGGCACTTTCATATTGCCTTAATTACATCGAGCAGCGGGAAGATGCCAATCTCACAGTTTATGGGGAGTTCCTTGAAAAATTCCCTCCTGAATATGAAGCAGAGATCCTTGAGAATACCTCCTGGAGTTGTTATCATGGCGTGGAACGATGGCGAAGCAATTGTGGTTGCAATACAGGAGGAAATGATGGTTGGGATCAAAGTTGGAGAAAACCCTTACGGGATTTATTTGACTGGATCAGGGATGATCTTATTGTGCTGTATGAAAAAGAAATTCAGGCTTATACCCAACATCCCTGGGCGGCCCGTGATAAGTATATTAAAGTGATCCTGGATCGCAGTGAACAAAATGTTGAAAATTTTCTCAGGGAAAATTTTAAAAGTGATCTAACCCACGATGATAAGGTGAAGCTTTTAAAATTACTGGAAATGCAGTATCATGCTATGTTAATGTATACCAGTTGCGGGTGGTTTTTTGATGAGGTTACGGGTATTGAATCTATGCAGGATATCTTTTATGCCAAAAGAGCTATTCAACTGGCAGAGGAAATAAGTGGGGTGAGCTATGAAGATGAATTCACTAAAAAACTGGAAAATATTCCCAGCAATATTCCGGAATATGGAACAGCGCTTACCGCTTATAATAAATTTGTAAAACCAATGGCCCTTGATATGATACGTATAGGGGCACACTATGCGGTGTCTTCCCTGTTCGAGGAATTCCCGGAAGAAGTGAGCCTTTATAACTTTTCAGCCAGTGTTAAGACCAAGCATTTTTATGAAGCAGGAAAACAAAAAGTTGTAATAGGACGCACAGAATTCAGATCTGATATAACATGGGAAACTGTAGATATTTCCTATGCCGTTCTACATATGGGAGACCACCATCTATTTGGGGGAGTACGGGAATATATGGGGCCGGAAGCTTTCGATGAAATGCATGAGAGACTTTCCAAATTCTTTAAAAAAGGGAACATTTATGAGATCTTCAATACCCTTGATGCAAGTTTTGGGCATCATAATTATTCTTTCTGGCATTTGTTTAGAGATGAACAGCGCAAGATCATGGAACTTGTTATGGATAATACCCTTAAAAATGTTGAAAACACTATGCTACAGATCTATGAAAACAGTTACCCCCTCCTGCAAACTTTTCAGGAGATCAATATGGCCGTGCCAAACCGTCTAAAAATGCCTGTGGATATGGCAGTTAATAATAAACTCATCAAAGAACTGGAAAGAGAAGATTTTGATATAGACAGGTTCACTTCGTTGGTAAATTCCGCTACCGAAATCAATGTCTCTCTGGATGTTGTTACCCTAAGTTTTATGACAGATAATAAATTGAACCAATTAATGCGAAAATTCAGGGAAGATCCTTCAGATATAAAAAGAGTGGTGGAGATTAATAAATTAATAGAATTAATTAAACAAAGTCCCTTGAAACCCAATGAATGGGAGGCTCAAAATATTGCATTTGAGATCAAAGATGCTGTTTATGCCAGGTATCTGGAAAAAAGTAAGAATGGAGATAAGGAGGCTAACAACTGGATAGATTCATTCAATTATCTGTCAGACAAATTAAATATGGTAAGATAA
- the treZ gene encoding malto-oligosyltrehalose trehalohydrolase, translating to MRKKVGAQYIGNNGTKFVIWAPFTKQVKVVLSDGRTEQLLKVAHGYWEQELSDIPPGTLYKLSLDDEMVFPDPASRSQAFGVHDWSKVTDPNSYKWSDTAWKGIPLEEMIIYELHVGTFTPEGTFEGVISKLDHLLELGINTIEILPVTQFPGSRNWGYDGAYPYAVQESYGGAEGLKKMIDTCHQHGIAVLLDAVYNHLGPEGNYLSQFGPYFTEKYKTPWGSAINFDDKYSDEVRNFFLESALMWQEEFHFDGLRLDAIHEIIDRGARHFLKELSQNVDELEKQTGRRFILIAESDLNDTKIINPYEKGGFGLEGQWVDDFHHSIHSILTGELEGYYKDYGAMAHLAKAFKQAFVYDGVYSKFRKRTVGNNPVELPPSKFVISIQNHDQVGNRLLGDRLAQMISLEQLKLAAGVMLVSPYIPMLFMGEEFAEDRPFQYFVSHGDPDLVKAVREGRKREFEYFYDKGDGEFWDPQEEETFNASKINWDFKEDQNKTALFNFYKKLINLKKTGAFKAFSNKEKQIEFSEEGKYIKIIGKEGQNLFAVFNFKGEMLETEISGGNYDWKTVIFSAGKEWGGSANFPPTFNSGEVLKIPAHSMLVLSRNLY from the coding sequence ATGAGAAAAAAGGTAGGGGCGCAATACATTGGAAATAACGGGACTAAATTTGTCATTTGGGCGCCCTTTACGAAACAGGTGAAGGTTGTGTTAAGCGATGGAAGAACGGAGCAGTTACTGAAAGTTGCCCATGGGTATTGGGAGCAGGAATTAAGTGATATTCCCCCCGGGACTTTATATAAACTATCACTTGATGACGAAATGGTTTTTCCAGATCCCGCTTCCCGTTCCCAAGCCTTCGGGGTGCATGATTGGTCTAAGGTAACAGATCCCAATTCATATAAATGGAGTGATACTGCCTGGAAAGGAATCCCTCTGGAAGAAATGATAATTTATGAACTGCACGTGGGGACTTTTACACCCGAAGGAACATTTGAAGGGGTTATCTCCAAACTTGATCACCTTCTTGAACTGGGAATTAACACTATAGAAATATTACCGGTAACTCAATTTCCCGGTTCCCGAAACTGGGGATATGACGGTGCCTATCCCTATGCCGTCCAGGAAAGTTACGGTGGAGCAGAAGGTTTAAAGAAAATGATAGACACCTGTCATCAACATGGAATTGCTGTTCTGCTGGATGCCGTGTATAATCATTTAGGTCCGGAAGGAAATTATCTTTCTCAGTTTGGACCATACTTTACCGAAAAATATAAAACTCCCTGGGGAAGTGCTATAAATTTTGATGATAAATATTCCGATGAAGTGAGAAACTTTTTTCTGGAAAGTGCTTTGATGTGGCAGGAAGAATTTCATTTTGACGGATTACGTCTGGATGCAATTCACGAGATAATTGACAGGGGTGCAAGGCATTTTTTAAAGGAATTGAGCCAGAATGTAGATGAACTTGAAAAGCAAACAGGACGCAGGTTTATATTAATTGCTGAAAGTGATCTTAATGACACGAAGATCATTAACCCTTATGAAAAGGGTGGTTTTGGACTGGAGGGACAATGGGTAGACGATTTTCATCATTCAATACATAGCATTTTAACAGGAGAACTGGAGGGGTATTATAAGGATTACGGCGCCATGGCCCACCTGGCAAAAGCTTTTAAACAGGCTTTTGTATATGATGGTGTTTATTCAAAATTTAGAAAAAGGACTGTTGGTAATAATCCAGTGGAGTTGCCACCTTCTAAATTTGTAATTAGTATCCAGAATCATGATCAGGTTGGGAACCGTTTGTTGGGAGACAGATTAGCACAAATGATTTCTCTGGAGCAACTTAAACTGGCAGCAGGAGTAATGCTTGTTTCCCCATATATACCCATGTTATTTATGGGTGAGGAATTTGCTGAAGACCGCCCCTTTCAATATTTTGTAAGTCACGGGGATCCGGATCTTGTAAAAGCAGTTAGGGAAGGTAGAAAACGTGAATTTGAGTATTTTTATGATAAGGGAGATGGAGAATTTTGGGATCCTCAGGAAGAAGAAACTTTTAATGCTTCCAAAATAAACTGGGATTTTAAGGAAGATCAAAATAAAACAGCACTATTCAATTTTTATAAAAAACTCATCAATCTTAAAAAAACAGGAGCTTTTAAAGCTTTCAGCAATAAGGAAAAACAAATAGAATTTTCTGAAGAAGGAAAGTATATAAAAATTATTGGTAAAGAAGGTCAAAATCTCTTTGCGGTGTTTAACTTTAAGGGAGAGATGCTTGAAACTGAGATAAGCGGTGGAAATTATGATTGGAAAACTGTCATTTTTTCTGCGGGAAAAGAATGGGGTGGTTCAGCAAATTTCCCCCCTACATTTAATTCCGGAGAGGTATTAAAAATTCCCGCCCACTCTATGCTGGTATTATCCCGAAATTTGTATTAA
- a CDS encoding alpha-1,4-glucan--maltose-1-phosphate maltosyltransferase, whose product MNIEGHQRVSINNVKPEIDCGNTPIKRVTGEPIEILADIFADGHDKVDAVLLYRKKTAKGISPEKWQEKPMRFEGNDRWSATIFSENTGILEYTIEAWVDHFSTWQYGLKKKYEANQALETELKIGAQIIKDAIPRGSKEQKKELQSFVELFEKDEDEESVVELALSDKVSNLMYRTRDRKRVTRYNKTLPVLVQRKKALFSSWYEFFPRSTSPHPGEHGTFKTSEKILPEIAKMGFDVIYLPPIHPIGLSFRKGINNAPEARPNDPGSPWAIGSSEGGHKSIHPQLGDMADFRSFVKTAQDLGMEVALDFAIQCSQDHPYVKEHPQWFKWRPDGTVQYAENPPKKYQDVLPVNFETEDWENLWQELKSIVEFWIDKGVKIFRVDNPHTKSFIFWDWLIKDINSHYDGIIFLAEAFTRPRVMEKLAKVGFTQSYTYFTWRNSKKEFEEYLTELTQTEMREYFRPNFWPNTPDILPISLEDKEEPSFLIRLLLAGTLSSNYGMYGPLFEFGLNEAYPGKEEYTRSEKYEIKNWDWFKPSGIKEVISLLNKIRRENEALQTTWNIEFCETDNEQVICYTKTLKKNKLLIVISFDPEHSQSGWVKVPLKNLGIEENEQFEVLDLLTDSRYVWENEWNYVALNPTQIPAHIFKINKITAG is encoded by the coding sequence ATGAATATAGAAGGCCATCAAAGAGTAAGTATTAATAATGTAAAACCTGAAATAGATTGCGGAAATACCCCGATAAAAAGAGTCACCGGTGAACCAATAGAAATCCTTGCCGATATTTTTGCAGATGGCCATGATAAGGTTGACGCAGTATTATTATATAGAAAAAAAACCGCGAAAGGCATTTCGCCTGAAAAATGGCAAGAAAAACCTATGCGTTTTGAAGGCAATGACCGGTGGAGTGCTACAATTTTTTCTGAAAATACCGGCATTTTAGAATATACCATCGAAGCCTGGGTAGATCATTTTTCAACCTGGCAGTATGGACTAAAGAAAAAATATGAGGCGAATCAGGCGCTTGAAACTGAACTTAAAATTGGGGCACAAATAATAAAGGATGCAATCCCGCGAGGCTCTAAAGAGCAAAAAAAGGAGTTGCAATCTTTTGTTGAACTCTTCGAAAAGGATGAGGATGAGGAGAGTGTTGTTGAGTTGGCCTTAAGCGATAAGGTCTCAAACCTTATGTACCGCACCCGGGACAGAAAACGGGTTACACGATATAATAAAACCTTACCGGTGCTGGTACAACGCAAAAAGGCTTTGTTTAGTTCCTGGTATGAATTCTTCCCCAGATCTACTTCCCCACATCCCGGAGAACATGGCACCTTTAAAACCAGCGAGAAAATTCTACCCGAAATTGCGAAAATGGGTTTTGATGTTATTTATCTGCCTCCTATTCATCCCATTGGTTTAAGTTTTAGAAAGGGAATAAATAATGCCCCCGAAGCAAGACCTAATGATCCCGGATCACCCTGGGCAATAGGTTCCAGCGAAGGCGGCCATAAATCTATTCATCCCCAACTTGGCGATATGGCCGATTTTAGGAGTTTTGTGAAAACTGCACAAGATCTTGGAATGGAAGTTGCTCTGGACTTTGCAATTCAATGCTCTCAGGATCATCCGTATGTGAAAGAACATCCTCAATGGTTTAAATGGAGACCGGATGGTACTGTACAATATGCCGAAAATCCACCAAAAAAATATCAGGATGTTTTACCTGTTAATTTTGAGACTGAAGATTGGGAAAACTTATGGCAGGAATTAAAAAGTATTGTCGAATTCTGGATAGATAAAGGAGTAAAGATCTTTAGGGTAGATAACCCGCATACCAAATCATTTATTTTCTGGGATTGGCTTATAAAGGATATTAACAGTCATTACGATGGGATCATTTTTCTTGCCGAAGCCTTTACCCGCCCAAGGGTAATGGAAAAACTGGCAAAAGTGGGTTTCACACAGTCCTACACTTATTTCACCTGGAGAAATTCTAAAAAAGAGTTTGAAGAATATCTTACAGAACTCACCCAAACAGAAATGCGGGAATACTTCCGGCCAAATTTCTGGCCCAATACGCCTGATATACTTCCAATTTCCCTGGAAGATAAGGAGGAACCTTCATTTTTAATAAGGCTGCTTCTGGCAGGAACACTTTCCTCAAATTATGGAATGTACGGGCCTTTATTCGAATTTGGATTAAATGAAGCCTATCCGGGAAAGGAAGAATATACGAGGTCTGAAAAATATGAGATTAAAAATTGGGATTGGTTTAAACCTTCGGGGATCAAGGAGGTTATAAGCCTTTTAAATAAAATTAGAAGAGAAAATGAAGCGCTTCAAACAACCTGGAACATCGAATTCTGTGAAACAGATAATGAACAGGTGATATGTTATACCAAAACCCTAAAGAAAAATAAACTCCTTATAGTTATAAGTTTTGATCCTGAACACAGCCAGTCGGGTTGGGTAAAAGTACCATTGAAGAATTTGGGTATTGAGGAAAACGAGCAATTTGAGGTTCTGGATTTATTGACAGATTCAAGATATGTATGGGAAAATGAATGGAATTATGTAGCATTGAATCCTACTCAAATTCCCGCCCATATTTTTAAAATAAATAAAATAACAGCAGGTTAA